One genomic region from Buchnera aphidicola (Melanaphis sacchari) encodes:
- the crr gene encoding PTS glucose transporter subunit IIA, which yields MSFLSNLFTNKKLKFSKKIDIFAPISGEIINIEDVPDAVFSKKIVGDGIAIKPSGNKMLAPIKGTIGKILDSMHAFSIISEDGVELFVHFGIDTIKLKGAGFQKVAKDNQKVNIGDTIILFDLNFLKEKARSILTPVVISNIEKFKKLEKSSGNIISGKTIIMSLYN from the coding sequence ATGAGCTTTTTATCAAATTTATTTACTAATAAAAAACTTAAGTTTTCAAAAAAAATTGATATTTTTGCGCCTATATCAGGTGAAATAATAAATATTGAAGATGTACCAGATGCAGTTTTTTCTAAAAAAATTGTAGGAGATGGAATAGCTATAAAACCCTCAGGAAACAAAATGCTTGCTCCAATTAAAGGAACTATTGGAAAAATACTTGATAGTATGCATGCATTCTCAATTATTTCAGAAGATGGAGTTGAATTATTTGTTCATTTTGGAATTGATACAATAAAACTTAAAGGAGCAGGTTTTCAAAAAGTAGCTAAAGATAATCAAAAAGTTAATATTGGTGATACCATCATCCTTTTTGATTTAAATTTTTTAAAAGAAAAAGCTCGTTCTATTTTAACTCCCGTTGTAATCTCTAATATAGAGAAATTTAAAAAATTAGAAAAATCATCTGGTAATATCATTTCGGGTAAAACAATTATCATGTCTTTGTATAATTAA